The following is a genomic window from Bordetella sp. H567.
ATCCAAGCACGGCGTCGGCGTAAGCAATATCGATGTGACGGCCGCCAGCGAACGCGGGATTCCGGTCTATGTCACCCCGGGCGCCAATGCGGCCTCGGTGGCGGAACTGACCATCGGGCTGATGATTGCCGCCGCGCGCCGCGTTCCCGCGATGGACCGGGCGCTACGAGCGGGACGTTGGGAACGGATGCAGGACGGCCGGCAACTGGACGGCCTCACCCTCGGATTGGTCGGCTATGGCCAGGTGGGCCAACGCGTCGCCCGCGTCGCATTGGCGCTGGGTATGCGGGTCATTGCGTTCGATCCCGCTTACACCGGCGACAGCCCCGTGCCCGGCGTCGAGCGCGCGGCAAGCCTGGATATGCTGCTTCCGCAGGCCGAGGTGCTGAGCCTGCACGTGCCGCTGAATGCGCACACGCGCGGCCTGTTGGGCGAGGCCCAGCTGGCCCGTCTGCCCGCGGGCGCGATTCTGGTCAATACCGCGCGCGGCGAGGTGGTGGACGAAAACGCGCTGGTCGCGGCCTTGCGTCGCGGCCATCTGCATTCCGCAGGATTGGACACCATGGCGGTGGAGCCTCTTCCCGCGGATAGCGCGCTGCTGGCCTTGGATAGCGTGGTGTTGACGCCGCATGTCGGCGGATCCACCCCTTCCGCGCTGGCCCTCATGGCCACGGGCGCGGCCGCCAATGTGCTGGCCGTGCTGGCGGGCCAGCCGCCCGACCC
Proteins encoded in this region:
- a CDS encoding hydroxyacid dehydrogenase, translated to MSPTVLVTASKLHPAGVELLQQHGARIRYLTRADAATEVEEILASEPVDAVISRTVALSGDAIRACPTLKAISKHGVGVSNIDVTAASERGIPVYVTPGANAASVAELTIGLMIAAARRVPAMDRALRAGRWERMQDGRQLDGLTLGLVGYGQVGQRVARVALALGMRVIAFDPAYTGDSPVPGVERAASLDMLLPQAEVLSLHVPLNAHTRGLLGEAQLARLPAGAILVNTARGEVVDENALVAALRRGHLHSAGLDTMAVEPLPADSALLALDSVVLTPHVGGSTPSALALMATGAAANVLAVLAGQPPDPSRCVNPQVLARR